Proteins from a genomic interval of Equus quagga isolate Etosha38 chromosome 13, UCLA_HA_Equagga_1.0, whole genome shotgun sequence:
- the RIPOR1 gene encoding rho family-interacting cell polarization regulator 1 isoform X3, whose translation MMSLSVRPQRRLLSARVNRSQSFAGVLSSHERGPRSFPAFSPPGPPRKPPALSRVSRMFSVAHPATKVPQPERLDLVYAALKRGLTAYLEVHQQEQEKLQGQIRESKRNSRLGFLYDLDKQVKSIERFLRRLEFHASKIDELYEAYCVQRRLRDGAYNMVRAYSTGSPGSREARDSLAEATRGHREYTESMCLLESELEAQLGEFHLRMKGLAGFARLCVGDQYEICMKYGRQRWKLRGRIEGSGKQVWDSEETVFLPLLTEFLSIKVTELKGLANHVVVGSVSCETKDLFAALPQVVAVDINDLGTIKLSLEVTWSPFDKDDQPSAASTVNKASTVTKRFSTYSQSPPDTPSLREQAFYNMLRRQEELENGTAWSLSSESSDDSSSPQLSGATRHSSAPRPLVQQPEPLPIQVAFRRPETPTSGPVDEEGAVAPVLANGHAPYSRTLSHISEASVDAALAEASVEAVGLESIARGPSLPAHPDPTHGEHPGPVSPALDPGNSATSPTLSTTGPAYISTDPAPSAHLDLVHKTPDSSFPELPGPTHTTTSSTYSAMRPTHSAASLTHTTTGSTHKPMLSTLTITDPTPSATGPAQTTTSLTHTVTNLTHTVTSPTDKPMLSTLTTTGSTPCATGQAHTTTGPTHKPMFSILMTAGPTPNTTGPAQPTTSPTHSTARPTHTAAGPTYTTASPTDKSRMSTHTSTSPTPNAKDPVQTTRSPTHPVTSPTLITVSPSTSLDLTTLPSPSAHTDPTLPGTDPLSCSHPASTPCTQADPISPSTSYPGPTCSSWEPLTSPSPDSQEPILQSPSPAPSSLDPVPQHSDFSLTVAAQAPVPGAAGEAGDRRLEEALGALMAALDDYRGQFPELQGLEQEVTRLESLLMQRQGLTRSRASSLSITVEHALESFSFLNEDEDEDHDGPRDRPPSSLEPGAEDSLDSLSARPLSTECPALDTALVQHLYHCSRLLLKLGTFGPLRCQEAWALERLLQEARVIEAVCELSRRWEIPATSAQEVVQFSASRPGFLTFWDQCTEGLSPFICSVERVLLTFCNQYSARLSLRQPGLAEAVCVKFLEDALGRKLPRRPQSGPGEQLTIFQFWSYIEALDSPSMEAYVTETAEEVLLVRNLNSDDQAVVLKALRLAPEGRLRRDGLRALSSLLVHGNNKVMAAVSTQLRSLSLGPAFRERALLCFLDQLEDEDVQTRVAGCLALGCIKAPEGIEPLVYLCQTDTEAVREAARQSLQQCGEEGQSAHRRLEESLDALPRIFGPGSMASTAF comes from the exons ATGATGTCCCTGTCGGTGCGGCCGCAGCGCCGCCTGCTCAGCGCCCGGGTCAATAGGAGCCAGTCCTTCGCAGGCGTCCTCAGCAGCCACGAGCGGGGGCCCAG GAGCTTCCCGGCCTTCAGTCCCCCAGGGCCCCCACGGAAGCCCCCAGCGCTCTCCCGTGTTTCCAGGATGTTTTCCGTGGCGCACCCAGCCACCAAGGTCCCGCAGCCTGAGCGGCTGGATTTGGTGTACGCTGCACTCAAGCGGGGCCTGAC TGCCTACTTGGAAGTGCATCAACAGGAGCAGGAGAAACTCCAGGGGCAGATACGGGAGTCCAAGAGGAATTCTCGCCTG GGCTTCCTGTATGACTTGGACAAG CAAGTCAAGTCCATTGAACGCTTCCTGCGACGGCTGGAGTTCCATGCTAGCAAG ATTGATGAGCTATATGAGGCATACTGTGTCCAGCGACGTCTCCGGGATGGTGCCTACAACATGGTCCGTGCCTACAGTACTGGGTCCCCAGGGAGCCGCGAGGCCCGAGACAGCCTGGCCGAGGCCACTCGGGGGCATCGAGAGTACACAGAG AGCATGTGTCTGCTGGAGAGTGAGCTGGAGGCACAGCTGGGCGAATTCCATCTCCGCATGAAAG GGTTGGCCGGCTTCGCCAGGCTGTGTGTGGGCGATCAGTATGAG ATCTGCATGAAATATGGGCGTCAGCGCTGGAAACTCCGGGGCCGCATTGAGGGTAGTGGAAAGCAGGTGTGGGACAGTGAGGAAACcgtctttcttcctctgctcacGGAATTCCTGTCCATCAAG GTGACAGAGCTGAAGGGCCTGGCCAACCACGTAGTTGTAGGCAGCGTCTCTTGCGAGACCAAGGACCTGTTCGCTGCCCTGCCCCAGGTTGTGGCAGTGGACATCAATGACCTTGGCACCATCAAGCTCAGCCTGGAAGTCACATGGAG cccaTTCGACAAGGATGACCAGCCCTCGGCTGCTTCTACTGTCAACAAAGCCTCCACAGTCACCAAGCGCTTCTCCACCTATAGCCAGAGCCCACCAGACACGCCCTCACTTCGGGAGCAGGCCTTCTAT aATATGCTGAGGCGACAGGAGGAGCTGGAGAATGGGACGGCATGGTCCCTGTCATCTGAATCTTCGGACGACTCATCCAGCCCACAGCTCTCAGGCGCTACCCGCCACTCATCAGCCCCCAGGCCCCTGGTACAGCAGCCTGAGCCTCTGCCCATCCAAGTTGCCTTCCGTAGGCCTGAGACCCCCACCTCTGGACCTGTGGATGAGGAGGGGGCCGTGGCCCCAGTCCTGGCCAATGGGCATGCCCCCTACAGCCGGACTCTGAGCCATATCAGTGAGGCCAGTGTGGATGCTGCCTTGGCTGAGGCTTCAGTGGAGGCTGTGGGCCTAGAAAGCATAGCCCGGGGACCTAGCCTGCCAGCACACCCAGATCCCACCCATGGGGAACACCCTGGTCCTGTCTCTCCTGCCCTGGACCCTGGCAATTCTGCCACAAGTCCCACTCTTAGTACAACAGGCCCTGCCTATATATCTACAGACCCTGCCCCATCTGCACACCTAGACTTGGTTCACAAGACCCCAGACTCTAGCTTTCCTGAACTGCCAGGCCCCACACACACCACTACAAGCTCCACCTATAGTGCCATGAGGCCTACCCACAGTGCTGCAAGCCTTACTCACACTACCACAGGTTCCACCCACAAGCCCATGCTCTCGACGCTCACTATTACAGACCCTACCCCCAGTGCTACAGGCCCAGCCCAGACCACCACAAGTCTTACCCACACTGTCACAAACCTGACACATACTGTCACAAGCCCAACAGACAAGCCCATGCTCTCTACCCTCACTACTACAGGCTCTACCCCCTGTGCCACAGGTCAGGCCCATACTACCACAGGCCCCACCCACAAGCCCATGTTTTCTATCCTCATGACTGCGGGTCCTACCCCCAATACtacaggcccagcccagcccaccacAAGCCCCACCCACAGCACTGCACGCCCCACCCACACTGCTGCAGGCCCCACCTACACTACTGCAAGCCCTACTGACAAATCCAGGATGTCAACTCACACCTCTACAAGTCCTACCCCTAATGCTAAGGACCCAGTCCAGACTACCAGAAGCCCCACCCATCCTGTCACAAGCCCCACCCTTATAACTGTAAGCCCTTCTACTTCTTTAGACCTCACCAcactccccagcccctctgcccacacAGACCCCACTCTCCCAGGCACCGACCCCCTGTCCTGTAGCCACCCAGCCTCCACTCCCTGTACTCAGGCAGACCCTATATCCCCCAGCACCTCCTACCCAGGTCCTACCTGTTCCAGTTGGGAACCCCTCACAAGCCCTTCCCCAGACTCCCAAGAGCCTATCCTTCAGAGCCCAAGCCCTGCTCCCTCATCCCTAGACCCTGTGCCCCAGCATTCAGACTTTAGCCTGACTGTGGCTGCCCAGGCCCCAGTTCCAGGGGCAGCTGGAGAGGCTGGggacaggaggctggaggaggcactGGGGGCCCTAATGGCTGCCCTTGATGACTATCGTGGCCAGTTCCCTGAGCTGCAGGGCCTGGAGCAGGAGGTGACCCGGCTGGAGAGTCTGCTCATG CAGAGACAGGGCCTGACTCGCAGCCGGGCTTCCAGTCTTAGCATCACTGTGGAGCATGCCCTGgagagcttcagcttcctcaacGAGGATGAAGATGAAGACCATGATGGTCCTAGGGACAG GCCCCCaagcagcctggagcctggggctgAGGACAGCCTCGACTCGCTCAGTGCCCGCCCCCTCAGCACGGAGTGTCCAGCTCTGGACACTGCCTTGGTCCAGCACCTGTACCACTGCAGCCGCCTCCTGCTG AAACTGGGCACATTTGGGCCCCTGCGCTGCCAGGAGGCATGGGCCCTGGAACGGCTGCTGCAGGAGGCTCGAGTAATTGAGGCAGTATGCGAGCTTAGCAGGCGATGGGAAATCCCTGCCACCTCCGCCCAGGAAG TGGTGCAGTTCTCAGCCTCTCGGCCCGGCTTCCTGACCTTCTGGGACCAGTGTACGGAGGGACTTAGCCCCTTCATCTGCTCCGTGGAGCGGGTGCTCCTCACCTTCTGCAATCAGTACAGTGCCCGTCTCTCCCTGCGCCAGCCAGGCTTAGCAGAGGCTG TATGTGTCAAGTTCCTAGAAGATGCCCTGGGGCGGAAGCTGCCCAGGAGGCCCCAGTCAGGCCCTGGAGAGCAGCTCACCATCTTCCAGTTCTGGAGTTACATTGAAGCCTTGGACAGCCCCTCCATGGAGGCCTATGTGACAGAGACCGCCGAGGAGG TGTTACTGGTGCGGAATCTGAACTCAGATGACCAGGCTGTTGTGCTGAAGGCCCTTAGGTTGGCGCCTGAGGGGCGGCTACGAAGGGATGGGCTCCGGGCCCTCAGCTCCCTGCTTGTCCATGGCAACAACAAGGTCATGGCTGCTGTCAGCACCCAGCTCCGGAGCCTGTCACTGGGCCCTGCCTTCCGGGAAAGG GCCCTACTGTGCTTCCTGGACCAGCTCGAGGATGAGGATGTACAGACGAGAGTAGCTGGCTGCCTCGCCCTGGGCTGCATTAAG GCTCCAGAGGGCATTGAGCCCCTTGTGTACCTGTGCCAAACGGACACAGAAGCCGTGAGGGAAGCTGCCCGGCAGAGCCTGCAACAGTGTG GGGAAGAGGGACAATCTGCCCATCGACGGCTGGAGGAGTCACTGGACGCCCTACCCCGCATCTTTGGACCCGGCAGCATGGCCAGTACGGCATTCTAA